A stretch of Bradyrhizobium sp. CCBAU 53338 DNA encodes these proteins:
- a CDS encoding nuclear transport factor 2 family protein: MLDVIRRAYAARGDGDVKGLVAAFHPEGSFNLIGDKGALHLTGNVQGHQPLLAAFGQFIEHFTFEKREILTELVEGNCAAIRSRLDIRYRPSGKVFSTEVLDLFKFQDGKIVELVEYADTALIKAVVS, translated from the coding sequence ATGCTCGACGTCATCAGGCGCGCTTACGCCGCGCGCGGCGATGGCGACGTGAAGGGCCTGGTGGCAGCTTTTCATCCCGAGGGCTCGTTCAACCTGATCGGCGACAAGGGCGCGCTGCACCTGACCGGAAATGTGCAGGGGCACCAGCCATTGCTTGCGGCCTTCGGCCAGTTCATCGAGCATTTCACTTTCGAAAAGCGCGAGATCCTGACCGAGCTGGTTGAGGGGAATTGTGCCGCGATACGCTCGCGCCTCGACATCCGATACCGTCCGAGCGGAAAGGTTTTCAGCACCGAAGTCCTGGACCTTTTCAAATTTCAGGATGGCAAGATCGTCGAGCTGGTCGAGTACGCGGACACCGCGCTGATCAAGGCTGTCGTGTCCTGA
- a CDS encoding AEC family transporter: MATILIVAPVFALIAAGYASVQFRFVSEGAHKGISEFAFSIAIPALLFRTIVVSEFPDVSPYRMWGAYYGALALTWIAALAISRFLRERREDREDGVVLAIGSVYGNIVMLGIPLVLSALGNEAAGPMSLILSVNTPLLWLCGILQMELVSRKRKGSVLSVIRPVLADLVRNPLMLGIGFGVLWRFTGLGLNPVVDKTIELLAQAGSPAALIALGINLFRFEVKGETPSVLAMCALKLLAMPAAAFVLAKLLGLPPTAAGVIVLFAAMPTGANAYIFAAQYQRLVNPVSGAVALGTLLAAVTLPVVVMVVAR; this comes from the coding sequence ATGGCCACCATCCTGATCGTCGCGCCGGTGTTTGCGCTGATCGCGGCCGGCTATGCCTCGGTGCAGTTTCGCTTCGTCTCAGAGGGCGCGCACAAGGGCATCTCCGAATTCGCCTTCAGCATCGCGATCCCTGCGCTCTTGTTTCGCACCATCGTCGTGTCGGAATTCCCCGACGTCAGCCCCTACAGGATGTGGGGCGCCTATTACGGCGCGCTGGCGTTGACCTGGATCGCGGCGCTGGCGATCTCGAGGTTCCTGCGCGAACGGCGCGAGGACCGCGAGGACGGCGTCGTGTTGGCGATCGGCTCGGTCTACGGCAACATCGTGATGCTCGGCATTCCCCTGGTGCTCTCGGCGCTCGGCAACGAGGCGGCCGGGCCGATGTCGCTGATCCTGTCGGTGAACACGCCGCTGCTGTGGCTGTGCGGCATCCTGCAGATGGAGCTGGTCAGCCGCAAGCGAAAGGGTTCGGTGCTCTCGGTCATCCGTCCGGTGCTCGCCGATCTCGTGCGCAATCCGCTGATGCTGGGGATCGGCTTCGGCGTCCTCTGGCGCTTCACCGGCCTCGGCCTCAACCCCGTCGTCGACAAGACCATCGAGCTGCTCGCGCAGGCGGGATCGCCGGCCGCCCTGATCGCGCTCGGCATCAACCTGTTTCGCTTCGAGGTGAAGGGCGAGACGCCAAGCGTCCTCGCGATGTGCGCGCTAAAACTGCTGGCGATGCCGGCCGCCGCGTTCGTGCTGGCAAAGCTGCTGGGACTGCCGCCGACGGCCGCCGGCGTAATCGTGCTGTTCGCGGCGATGCCGACCGGCGCCAACGCCTACATCTTCGCGGCGCAATATCAGCGGCTGGTGAACCCGGTGTCGGGCGCGGTGGCGCTGGGGACGCTGCTGGCGGCGGTGACGCTGCCGGTGGTGGTGATGGTGGTGGCGCGCTGA
- a CDS encoding DUF4411 family protein, whose amino-acid sequence MTGLVYSIDSSALIHAWHRIYRPKNFGFVWDGFDKLIAEGRFKSSIEVYNELQKKDDELFAWCKDRKESMFVEIDDPTQVIVAKIMAAHPKLVDTVKGRSGADPFVIALAASTTPQMWVITEEHPGKERIPDVCDAQKIDYCGVADLIEKEDWTS is encoded by the coding sequence ATGACCGGATTGGTCTACAGCATCGACAGCAGCGCGCTGATCCACGCTTGGCACCGGATTTATCGCCCGAAGAATTTCGGATTTGTGTGGGACGGCTTCGACAAGCTGATTGCCGAAGGTCGTTTCAAGTCATCGATCGAGGTTTATAACGAGTTGCAGAAGAAAGACGACGAACTCTTCGCGTGGTGCAAAGACCGCAAGGAAAGTATGTTTGTCGAGATTGATGATCCGACGCAGGTGATCGTTGCGAAGATCATGGCCGCACATCCCAAGTTGGTCGATACCGTAAAGGGCCGGTCGGGTGCTGATCCTTTCGTGATCGCTCTTGCGGCGAGCACTACGCCGCAAATGTGGGTCATCACCGAGGAGCATCCTGGGAAAGAACGTATTCCCGATGTGTGCGACGCCCAGAAGATCGACTATTGCGGCGTTGCCGATCTCATCGAGAAAGAAGACTGGACAAGCTAG
- a CDS encoding CoA ester lyase, with amino-acid sequence MVRGRPTRAYLAVPAHRSRLVEKAAASMADAVFMDLEDAVPPSEKVAALEEAVRSLSACDWGTKTVAVRLNAIDSPFIDREIRALAPLARLDAVIVPKAERASDIGAIADRLRAAGPGRPAPVALELLIETALGLVNVDALAASHDSVSALHLGVGDFAASIGARCSDIGISPEGYRQTGTAQSGYASAPLDLFAYPMMRVLVAARAFGLRAVDGPCGAFRDARLTESTAQKAAAMGFDGKQVIHPDQIEPTLRAFIPSGHELAQARRILEAMEQAEAQGQGAVTLDGKMIDYANVRMARRIIEMGS; translated from the coding sequence ATGGTCCGTGGTCGACCGACGCGGGCTTACCTGGCCGTTCCCGCGCATCGCTCCCGCCTCGTCGAGAAGGCGGCCGCCTCCATGGCGGACGCGGTCTTCATGGATCTCGAGGACGCCGTGCCGCCCTCCGAGAAGGTCGCCGCACTGGAGGAAGCGGTGCGGTCGCTGTCCGCGTGCGATTGGGGCACGAAGACCGTGGCCGTCCGGCTCAATGCCATCGACAGCCCCTTCATCGACCGGGAAATCCGTGCGCTCGCCCCGCTTGCCAGACTAGATGCGGTGATCGTGCCGAAGGCGGAGCGCGCGAGCGACATCGGCGCGATTGCCGATCGCTTGCGCGCCGCCGGCCCCGGACGTCCCGCGCCGGTCGCGCTGGAATTGCTGATCGAGACGGCGCTGGGGCTCGTCAATGTCGACGCGCTGGCCGCATCGCACGACAGCGTCAGCGCCCTGCATCTCGGTGTCGGCGATTTCGCGGCCTCGATCGGGGCCCGCTGCTCCGATATCGGCATCTCGCCGGAGGGCTACCGCCAGACCGGAACGGCGCAGAGCGGCTACGCTTCCGCACCGCTCGATCTGTTCGCCTATCCGATGATGCGCGTGCTGGTGGCGGCGCGCGCGTTCGGCCTGCGCGCCGTCGACGGTCCGTGCGGCGCGTTCCGCGATGCCAGATTGACCGAAAGCACCGCGCAGAAGGCCGCCGCGATGGGCTTCGACGGCAAGCAGGTCATCCATCCCGACCAGATCGAACCGACGCTGCGTGCGTTCATTCCGTCCGGCCACGAGCTGGCGCAGGCACGCCGCATCCTCGAGGCGATGGAGCAGGCCGAAGCGCAGGGCCAGGGGGCCGTGACCCTGGACGGCAAGATGATCGATTACGCCAATGTGCGCATGGCACGCCGGATCATCGAGATGGGGTCTTGA
- a CDS encoding IS630 family transposase (programmed frameshift), whose protein sequence is MTRPYSEDIRERALARADAGETVRSIAEALQISPSCVTKWKNLRRDTGGLSPGQIGGHKKRVLSDANADWLRKRIRSGPFTLRKLTQELAARGIKTDVRAVWTFVHTEGLSFKKTLLPAEQDRPDVARKRTRWKAHQGRIDVARLVFIDETWIKTNMAPLRGWGPCGQRLQASAPFGHWKTMTFIAALRHNRISAPWVIDGPINGELFTLYVEKVLAPTLAPGEIVILDNLGSHKGKAARQAIRARGAHRIFLPPYSPDLNPIEQVFAKLKHLMRAAETRDVEATWRKVGELLDLFSEQECTNYFKNSGYVSV, encoded by the exons ATGACGCGACCCTATTCTGAAGACATTCGGGAACGGGCTTTGGCGCGAGCTGACGCGGGGGAAACGGTTCGTTCGATTGCAGAGGCGCTACAGATCAGCCCCTCCTGCGTGACGAAGTGGAAGAATCTGAGGCGGGATACCGGAGGCCTGTCACCTGGCCAAATCGGCGGCCACAAGAAACGGGTTCTGTCGGATGCCAACGCCGACTGGCTGCGCAAACGCATTCGCTCGGGGCCATTCACCCTGCGCAAGCTGACGCAGGAACTGGCTGCACGCGGGATCAAGACAGACGTGCGGGCGGTGTGGACTTTTGTTCACACCGAAGGGCTCAGCTTC AAAAAAACGCTTCTACCAGCCGAGCAGGATCGCCCCGACGTCGCCCGTAAGCGGACCCGCTGGAAAGCACATCAAGGCAGGATCGACGTCGCGCGGTTGGTGTTTATCGACGAGACGTGGATCAAAACCAATATGGCACCATTGCGCGGCTGGGGGCCGTGCGGGCAGCGCCTCCAAGCATCTGCACCTTTCGGCCATTGGAAGACAATGACCTTCATCGCGGCGCTGCGTCACAATCGGATCAGCGCGCCTTGGGTGATCGATGGTCCCATCAATGGCGAGCTCTTCACGCTGTACGTCGAGAAGGTGTTGGCACCCACCCTCGCACCGGGCGAGATCGTCATCCTCGACAATCTTGGCAGCCACAAGGGCAAAGCGGCCCGCCAAGCCATCCGCGCCAGAGGCGCTCACCGCATCTTCTTGCCGCCATACAGCCCTGACCTCAACCCGATCGAGCAGGTCTTCGCCAAACTCAAACACCTCATGCGAGCTGCCGAAACTCGTGACGTCGAGGCAACCTGGCGAAAGGTCGGTGAACTCCTCGATCTCTTCTCAGAGCAGGAGTGCACCAACTACTTCAAAAACTCAGGTTACGTTTCCGTATAA
- a CDS encoding phasin produces MTGATDPFSASIIPFEVPEQMRAFAEKGVSQARETYAKFKDAAETHNGTVEAVFASASKGASEYTAKLMEFAKANTTASLDFAQELFGTRSPTDAFQLWTGHARTQLETFQAQAKELVELTQRVAAETAEPIKASASKFYKPAA; encoded by the coding sequence ATGACAGGTGCGACTGATCCGTTTTCTGCCTCGATCATTCCGTTCGAGGTTCCCGAGCAGATGCGTGCGTTCGCCGAGAAGGGCGTTTCGCAGGCCCGTGAGACCTACGCAAAGTTCAAGGACGCCGCCGAAACCCACAACGGCACCGTCGAGGCCGTGTTCGCTTCGGCGTCCAAGGGCGCGAGCGAGTACACCGCCAAGCTGATGGAGTTCGCCAAGGCCAACACCACGGCCTCGCTGGACTTCGCCCAGGAGCTGTTCGGCACCAGATCGCCGACCGACGCCTTCCAGCTCTGGACCGGCCACGCCCGCACCCAGCTCGAGACCTTCCAGGCCCAGGCCAAGGAGCTCGTCGAACTCACCCAGCGCGTCGCCGCCGAGACCGCCGAGCCGATCAAGGCCAGCGCCTCGAAGTTCTACAAGCCCGCCGCCTGA
- a CDS encoding PAS domain-containing sensor histidine kinase produces the protein MTNSDFQLRGVGDPRLSVHATSPLPAWLWSPDGSRVLWANAVGAIFFGAANAAELAQRTFGPSDTHRRQIVRLARQLPANGAVRLERMRGFGARLGTLMTCACARLDFSDGSEAVLVTAMDATARSMPLVERLHRLVDGATTPMAAFAPDGMFAGASEAARPLLGFRDLGEAGLEQARSDALGSGRVEIPVGIGKMVLQRVGAGADVGLVALIEPEVTQAAPAAESAPEPAAEMLHEVVHGAVQPAAPEMSDEPAHHVVETPPADELDAGIALFDPFAEPDETPATTETIAAAPEPGAHEATEIVAIQDAVKEAAEAPVRDTIAETAETAPETAEENPPAAIVPPQAAPITSAMVEPPGRAEPQSAHAETPRQHPLRFLWQMDALGRFVLASSEFIRLIGAHTAAGFGRPWREIADEFALDPDGRVAQALASHDTWAGITVNWPADGGEHLPVELAGLPVYDRERNFAGFKGFGVCRDLDGLNRLDALRRYELVSEPHPPQSLSADVVEPDPEPEAEPPLAASPPPEPEPPTAIEAEPPALFIEANSQPTDPETPVETPPNVVPFRAPGDQRSQGDQRSPTLTPVENSAFNELARQLSERLERDREQISSTAAELPAEEIASEAQMPPEPALSEPLISEPLISELEAPPAAAEWLTEPAPPPRGDSLRDRTLLDLVPSGMLIYRLDRLLYANPAFLARMGYASINALEDAGGLDALYVEPGVSAASSTSQSGTPVTISAAIANGEQELATTEAHLHTIDWNGESAHALICALPQAIPVMVAPTVVTETVVAETFPYASDPEPEAGEADAEDLAAILDTTAEGIVMFDAEGNIHACNRSAEALFGYDGETLLQQTLLTLFAPESQQIVVDYLESLKSQDIASLLDHGREVLGREKKGGVLPLAMIMGRTRPDGPNFFAVFRDLSHAKKGESELTQARRLVDGAANAKADMLARISHEIRTPLNAIIGFAEVMISERFGALGNERYGEYMKDIRASGERVITIVDDLLELSRIETGKLDLNFSGLNLNDLVEACVTVMQPQANRERIIIRTSLAHALPQVTADARALRQVTMNLISNSIRLASAGGQVIVSTALSDRGEIALRIRDTGHGLSEQEVAAAMEPFRTPPPGDAADGAALSLSLTKALVEANRAQFNIKSAGSSGTLIEVTFAPVATRA, from the coding sequence ATGACGAATTCGGATTTCCAGTTGCGAGGCGTCGGCGATCCCAGGCTGTCCGTGCATGCGACCTCGCCCTTGCCGGCCTGGCTCTGGTCGCCCGACGGCAGCCGCGTGCTGTGGGCCAATGCGGTCGGCGCAATATTTTTCGGCGCGGCCAATGCGGCCGAGCTCGCGCAAAGGACATTCGGACCGTCCGACACCCATCGCCGCCAGATCGTCCGGCTCGCCCGCCAGCTGCCCGCGAACGGCGCGGTGAGGCTCGAGCGGATGCGCGGCTTCGGCGCGCGGCTCGGCACGCTCATGACCTGCGCCTGCGCGCGGCTCGATTTTTCCGACGGCAGCGAAGCCGTGCTCGTCACCGCGATGGATGCCACCGCGCGCAGCATGCCGCTGGTCGAGCGGCTGCATCGCCTCGTCGACGGCGCGACAACGCCGATGGCGGCGTTCGCGCCCGACGGCATGTTCGCCGGCGCCAGCGAAGCCGCACGCCCGCTGCTCGGCTTTCGCGATCTCGGCGAGGCCGGCCTCGAACAGGCGCGCAGCGATGCGCTCGGCAGCGGCCGCGTCGAGATCCCTGTCGGCATCGGCAAGATGGTGCTGCAACGGGTCGGCGCCGGGGCCGATGTCGGCCTCGTCGCGCTGATCGAGCCCGAGGTGACGCAGGCCGCGCCCGCGGCCGAGAGCGCGCCGGAGCCTGCGGCTGAAATGTTGCATGAGGTGGTGCATGGAGCGGTGCAGCCGGCTGCCCCCGAGATGTCCGATGAACCCGCGCATCATGTCGTCGAGACGCCGCCGGCGGACGAGCTCGACGCCGGCATCGCGTTGTTCGATCCGTTTGCCGAGCCGGACGAGACGCCCGCGACGACCGAGACGATCGCAGCTGCGCCCGAGCCTGGTGCACACGAGGCGACGGAGATCGTCGCGATCCAGGATGCCGTGAAGGAAGCGGCCGAGGCGCCTGTCCGGGACACGATCGCCGAGACCGCGGAGACCGCGCCGGAAACAGCTGAGGAAAACCCGCCGGCAGCCATTGTGCCGCCGCAAGCTGCGCCGATCACATCAGCCATGGTCGAGCCGCCCGGACGTGCGGAGCCGCAGTCCGCACATGCTGAGACACCTCGCCAGCATCCGCTGCGATTCCTGTGGCAGATGGATGCGCTGGGGCGCTTCGTGCTGGCGTCGAGCGAGTTCATCCGCCTGATCGGCGCGCACACCGCGGCCGGCTTCGGCCGGCCCTGGCGCGAGATCGCCGACGAATTTGCGCTCGATCCCGATGGCCGCGTCGCGCAGGCGCTCGCCAGCCACGACACCTGGGCCGGCATCACCGTGAACTGGCCCGCCGATGGCGGCGAGCATCTGCCGGTCGAACTCGCAGGCCTGCCGGTCTACGACCGCGAGCGCAACTTCGCCGGCTTCAAGGGCTTTGGCGTCTGCCGCGATCTCGACGGCCTCAACCGGCTCGATGCGCTGCGCCGTTACGAATTGGTCTCCGAGCCGCATCCGCCGCAGAGCCTGTCGGCCGACGTGGTCGAGCCCGATCCCGAACCGGAGGCAGAGCCTCCGCTCGCGGCATCGCCGCCGCCCGAGCCTGAACCGCCCACTGCAATCGAAGCCGAACCGCCCGCACTTTTCATCGAAGCGAATTCACAACCAACCGATCCGGAAACGCCAGTGGAAACGCCTCCGAATGTCGTCCCGTTCCGCGCCCCCGGCGACCAGAGGTCACAAGGCGACCAGAGATCGCCGACGCTGACGCCGGTCGAGAACAGCGCGTTCAACGAGCTCGCGCGGCAATTGTCCGAGCGGCTCGAACGCGATCGCGAACAGATTTCCTCAACTGCGGCCGAGCTGCCGGCGGAGGAGATCGCGTCCGAAGCGCAGATGCCGCCCGAGCCCGCTCTATCGGAGCCCCTGATATCGGAGCCCTTGATCTCGGAGCTCGAGGCGCCGCCGGCCGCGGCCGAATGGCTGACCGAGCCGGCGCCGCCGCCGCGCGGCGACAGCCTGCGCGACCGCACGCTGCTGGATCTCGTGCCCTCGGGCATGCTGATCTACCGGCTCGACCGCCTGCTCTACGCCAACCCGGCGTTCCTGGCGCGCATGGGCTACGCCAGCATCAATGCGCTGGAAGACGCCGGCGGGCTGGATGCGCTCTATGTCGAGCCGGGCGTCTCCGCCGCCTCGAGCACGTCGCAATCGGGCACGCCGGTGACGATCAGCGCGGCCATCGCGAACGGCGAGCAGGAGCTGGCGACGACGGAAGCGCATCTGCACACGATCGACTGGAACGGCGAGAGCGCGCATGCGCTGATCTGCGCGCTGCCGCAAGCCATCCCTGTCATGGTCGCGCCGACCGTCGTCACCGAGACCGTCGTCGCGGAAACCTTCCCCTACGCGTCCGATCCCGAGCCCGAGGCCGGCGAAGCCGATGCGGAAGATCTCGCCGCGATCCTCGACACCACGGCCGAGGGCATCGTGATGTTCGATGCCGAAGGCAACATCCACGCCTGCAACCGCAGCGCCGAGGCTCTGTTCGGCTACGACGGCGAGACGCTGCTGCAGCAGACCCTGCTGACGCTGTTCGCGCCCGAGAGCCAGCAGATCGTCGTCGACTATCTCGAAAGCCTCAAGAGCCAGGACATCGCGAGCCTGCTCGATCACGGCCGCGAGGTGCTGGGCCGCGAGAAGAAGGGCGGCGTGCTGCCGCTCGCCATGATCATGGGCCGTACGCGGCCGGACGGTCCGAACTTCTTCGCCGTGTTCCGCGATCTGTCGCACGCGAAGAAGGGCGAGAGCGAGCTGACGCAGGCGCGACGCCTCGTCGACGGCGCCGCCAATGCCAAGGCCGACATGCTGGCGCGGATCAGCCACGAGATCCGCACGCCGCTCAACGCCATCATCGGCTTTGCCGAGGTGATGATCTCCGAACGCTTCGGCGCGCTCGGCAACGAGCGCTACGGCGAATACATGAAGGACATCCGCGCCTCCGGCGAGCGCGTGATCACCATCGTCGACGATCTGCTGGAGCTGTCGCGGATCGAGACCGGCAAGCTCGACCTGAATTTTTCGGGTTTGAACCTCAACGACCTCGTCGAGGCCTGTGTCACCGTGATGCAGCCGCAGGCCAATCGCGAGCGCATCATCATCCGCACCTCGCTCGCCCATGCGCTGCCGCAGGTGACGGCGGACGCGCGCGCGCTGCGGCAGGTGACGATGAACCTGATCTCGAACTCGATCCGGCTCGCCAGCGCCGGCGGCCAGGTGATCGTCTCGACCGCGCTCTCCGACCGCGGCGAGATCGCGCTTCGCATCCGCGACACCGGCCATGGCCTCAGCGAACAGGAAGTCGCCGCCGCCATGGAGCCGTTCCGCACCCCGCCGCCCGGCGACGCCGCGGACGGCGCGGCGCTCAGCCTGTCGCTGACCAAGGCCCTGGTCGAAGCCAACCGCGCCCAGTTCAACATCAAGAGCGCGGGCAGTTCGGGCACGTTGATCGAAGTGACCTTCGCACCTGTGGCGACGCGGGCGTGA
- a CDS encoding XRE family transcriptional regulator, whose protein sequence is MAARVKALITPALISWARETAGFSIAEAADKLDIDAEALTDWENPDSDASPSIPQLRKLAALFKRPLAVFYLPSPPTKFDVMRDLRRLPGTGLRHYSPALQLEIRAAAERRELALDLADDLDEELPKFNLKADLSEDPEAVGQRIRKALGVTDDLQNEWRDTDGRTGFNAWRSRIEGTGTLVFQSAAIGSEEASGFAIFNDVSPVISVNRKDALTRRTFSLLHEFAHLMLHVSGVSDLETDEKRPPEDQAIEVFCNQVAAAALMPKAAVLAYPGVAEQGVRSEGWTDAQIGELARRFNVSREAVVRRLLTLNRTTQAFYARKRGQYVAEYESQRARQREQTTEIRRNMPQETVSHFGKPLVRMLLSNYWQDRMTLSAISGYLGLKVKHIPKLAKAAGLR, encoded by the coding sequence ATGGCAGCTCGAGTAAAGGCCCTGATCACACCGGCCCTCATTTCGTGGGCCCGGGAGACGGCTGGCTTTTCGATCGCTGAAGCCGCCGACAAACTCGACATTGACGCCGAAGCGCTTACCGATTGGGAAAACCCCGACAGCGACGCCTCGCCGTCGATACCCCAATTGCGCAAACTCGCAGCGCTGTTTAAGCGGCCTCTGGCGGTCTTCTATCTGCCCAGTCCGCCGACCAAGTTTGACGTGATGCGGGACCTGCGTCGGCTTCCCGGAACGGGGCTGCGTCACTACTCACCGGCTTTGCAGTTAGAAATTCGCGCGGCGGCAGAGCGGCGCGAACTCGCGCTTGATCTAGCTGACGATCTTGATGAAGAATTGCCGAAATTCAACCTGAAGGCCGACTTGAGCGAAGACCCCGAAGCCGTTGGGCAGCGCATTCGCAAAGCGCTCGGTGTGACGGACGATTTACAAAACGAATGGCGCGACACTGACGGTCGCACTGGCTTCAATGCTTGGCGCAGTCGGATCGAAGGCACAGGCACACTAGTTTTCCAATCGGCTGCGATCGGCAGCGAGGAAGCATCCGGCTTTGCGATCTTCAACGATGTGTCGCCAGTCATCTCCGTAAATCGGAAGGATGCACTGACGCGGCGAACCTTCAGCTTGCTTCACGAATTCGCGCATCTGATGTTGCACGTGAGTGGCGTTTCTGATCTTGAGACCGACGAAAAGCGCCCGCCGGAAGATCAGGCGATCGAGGTTTTTTGCAATCAGGTCGCGGCCGCCGCGTTAATGCCGAAGGCTGCGGTGCTTGCCTATCCGGGAGTCGCAGAACAAGGCGTGCGCTCAGAGGGTTGGACAGACGCCCAAATCGGTGAACTGGCGCGGCGCTTCAATGTGAGCCGTGAAGCCGTCGTTCGCAGGCTACTGACGCTTAATCGCACCACGCAGGCATTTTACGCTCGCAAGCGAGGCCAATACGTCGCCGAGTATGAATCTCAGCGTGCGCGGCAGCGAGAGCAAACGACAGAGATCCGGCGGAATATGCCGCAGGAAACGGTGAGCCATTTTGGCAAGCCGTTGGTGAGGATGCTTTTGAGCAACTACTGGCAAGATCGCATGACTCTCAGCGCGATCTCTGGCTATCTCGGGCTAAAGGTGAAGCACATCCCGAAGCTAGCGAAGGCGGCGGGGCTCAGATAG
- a CDS encoding phasin family protein gives MTDQANGHFELPPEMRNMAESSFRQARDAFEKLLANAEAAAGSIEERGASMRAGAKDIGARAIAFAETNVQASLNYAQSLVHARDLTEVMRLHGDYVQAQMKALAEQAGEMSQAVSRAAMDATKAKH, from the coding sequence ATGACCGATCAGGCAAATGGCCATTTCGAGCTTCCGCCGGAGATGCGGAACATGGCGGAATCGAGCTTCAGGCAGGCCCGCGACGCCTTCGAAAAACTGCTCGCCAACGCGGAAGCCGCCGCCGGCTCGATCGAAGAGCGCGGCGCCTCCATGCGCGCCGGCGCCAAGGACATCGGCGCCCGCGCCATCGCCTTCGCCGAGACCAATGTGCAGGCCTCGCTGAACTACGCCCAGTCGCTGGTCCACGCCCGGGACCTCACCGAGGTGATGCGGCTGCACGGCGACTACGTCCAGGCCCAGATGAAGGCCCTGGCCGAACAGGCCGGCGAAATGAGCCAGGCCGTCAGCCGCGCCGCCATGGACGCGACCAAGGCGAAGCACTGA